A DNA window from Actinokineospora baliensis contains the following coding sequences:
- a CDS encoding MFS transporter, with amino-acid sequence MSDTTTAGAQRPPSRWGLPEVKGHTRFLTAGAIDSLGSGLLFAFQVVYFARTTSMSLLEVGFALTVAQLLAIPAPTLFGPLVDRFGPRAVAAAGNLVAGGGFAAYLVAEEFWHVAVLGLIVQVGVSAYWTSYGALVALASTEDNRTRWFGLMQALRNAGVGLGGAVAAAVVGIGGVAWMHWLLLANAVSYLFAAWLLVSWRPAGADSAIAKATEDSEPDGGAEPEPEKAGGYRVVLRDQAFMRLVAVNFVFVLSAMVLSVLLAIYIIETLAGIVWLAGVLLTVNTVLVATTQTVISGWVEKHRSSRMITLAALLNAGAFGLFAAAGVVPGWVVVPALVLAILVYTLAEIIQSPAVSTLSIDLAPPALRGRYLAVFQMLSWNVGGALAPALFTTLLSWGRIWPWTVLIVLSLLSTLLVRQPRRAAVPAAA; translated from the coding sequence ATGTCTGACACCACCACCGCCGGCGCGCAGCGACCCCCTTCGCGCTGGGGCTTACCCGAGGTCAAGGGCCACACCCGGTTCCTCACCGCGGGCGCCATCGACAGCCTCGGCAGCGGCCTGCTGTTCGCCTTCCAGGTCGTGTACTTCGCCAGGACGACGTCGATGTCGTTGCTGGAGGTCGGTTTCGCGCTGACCGTGGCCCAACTGCTGGCGATACCGGCGCCGACGTTGTTCGGCCCGCTGGTCGACCGGTTCGGTCCCCGGGCGGTGGCGGCGGCGGGCAACCTGGTCGCGGGCGGCGGTTTCGCCGCGTACCTGGTGGCCGAGGAGTTCTGGCACGTGGCGGTGCTGGGGTTGATCGTGCAGGTCGGCGTGAGCGCCTACTGGACCTCCTACGGCGCCCTGGTCGCCCTGGCGTCCACAGAGGACAACCGGACCCGCTGGTTCGGTCTGATGCAGGCACTGCGCAACGCCGGTGTCGGCCTCGGCGGCGCTGTGGCCGCCGCCGTGGTCGGCATCGGCGGGGTGGCCTGGATGCACTGGCTGCTCTTGGCCAACGCGGTGTCCTACCTGTTCGCCGCGTGGTTGCTGGTCAGCTGGCGCCCGGCTGGTGCGGACTCGGCGATCGCGAAGGCCACCGAGGACAGCGAACCCGACGGCGGGGCCGAACCGGAACCGGAGAAGGCAGGCGGTTACCGGGTTGTGCTGCGCGACCAGGCCTTCATGCGGCTGGTGGCGGTGAACTTCGTGTTCGTGCTCTCGGCGATGGTGCTCAGCGTGCTGCTGGCGATCTACATCATCGAGACGCTGGCTGGCATCGTCTGGCTGGCGGGCGTGCTGCTCACGGTGAACACCGTGCTGGTGGCGACCACGCAGACGGTGATCAGCGGCTGGGTGGAGAAGCACCGGTCGTCGCGGATGATCACCCTCGCCGCGCTGCTCAACGCGGGGGCGTTCGGGCTCTTCGCCGCCGCGGGCGTGGTGCCCGGCTGGGTGGTGGTCCCGGCGCTGGTCCTGGCGATCCTGGTCTACACCCTCGCCGAGATCATCCAGTCCCCCGCGGTGAGCACGCTGTCGATCGACCTGGCGCCGCCCGCGCTGCGCGGGCGCTACCTGGCGGTGTTCCAGATGCTGTCCTGGAACGTCGGCGGCGCGCTCGCCCCCGCGCTGTTCACCACATTGCTGTCGTGGGGCCGGATCTGGCCATGGACCGTCCTGATCGTGCTGAGCCTGCTGTCCACTCTGCTGGTGCGCCAGCCGCGCCGGGCCGCCGTCCCCGCCGCGGCGTGA
- a CDS encoding ATP-grasp domain-containing protein — translation MTKLLLIEANGNAGEDLLRAAQALGVVTHVATHADLYEKYPQSSRDLIAGTVFTDFSDLELARKELVAYGREAGVDGVITGWEFFSGLATLVAADLGLPSHDPALADAVRNKRAMAEAFDQAGAPAPRTVSGPDAEVLAARIAEAGLEFPLVVKPAENAGSIGVSIVREAAGLAQAVTFAQGWPFEFPHGTPLDNSVLAQEYVGGVEFSVESAVVDGVVRHIAVTQKFTTDNDSRAELGHTVPAELSSADRATLLAGVEAGLSALGFRNGIAHTEIKLVSPGVAKIIEIGARPPGDHIMKLVRLATGISEAAAYIDIAVGRAPALEPTEQRAAAIRFLTPPTAGVFRGVSGVPDSEHVVEAEVYAEPGKEIGDPTDNVARVGYVIVTAGSTTEVNELANDVVGAITVEVERP, via the coding sequence ATGACGAAGCTGCTGTTGATCGAAGCGAACGGCAACGCCGGGGAGGACCTGCTCAGGGCCGCGCAGGCGCTCGGCGTGGTGACCCACGTCGCCACGCACGCCGACCTCTACGAGAAGTACCCGCAGAGCAGCCGGGACCTGATCGCGGGCACCGTGTTCACCGACTTCAGCGACCTGGAGCTGGCGCGCAAGGAACTGGTGGCCTACGGCCGCGAGGCGGGCGTCGACGGCGTCATCACCGGGTGGGAGTTCTTCTCCGGCCTGGCCACCCTGGTCGCCGCCGACCTGGGCCTGCCCTCGCACGACCCGGCGCTGGCCGACGCCGTGCGCAACAAGCGGGCCATGGCCGAGGCGTTCGACCAGGCGGGCGCCCCGGCGCCGCGCACGGTCAGCGGCCCCGACGCCGAGGTCCTCGCCGCGCGGATCGCCGAGGCGGGCCTGGAGTTCCCGCTGGTGGTCAAGCCCGCCGAGAACGCCGGGTCGATCGGGGTGTCCATCGTGCGCGAGGCCGCCGGGCTCGCGCAGGCGGTGACCTTCGCCCAGGGCTGGCCGTTCGAGTTCCCGCACGGCACCCCGCTGGACAACTCGGTGCTGGCCCAGGAGTACGTGGGCGGCGTGGAGTTCAGCGTCGAGTCGGCCGTGGTCGACGGCGTGGTGCGCCACATCGCGGTGACCCAGAAGTTCACCACCGACAACGACAGCCGCGCGGAGCTGGGTCACACCGTGCCCGCGGAGCTGTCCTCGGCCGACCGCGCCACCCTGCTCGCGGGCGTCGAGGCGGGCCTGTCCGCCCTCGGGTTCCGCAACGGCATCGCGCACACCGAGATCAAGCTGGTCTCCCCGGGTGTCGCGAAGATCATCGAGATCGGTGCCCGCCCGCCCGGCGACCACATCATGAAGCTGGTGCGCCTGGCGACCGGCATCAGCGAGGCCGCCGCCTACATCGACATCGCGGTGGGCCGGGCGCCCGCGCTCGAGCCGACCGAGCAGCGCGCGGCGGCGATCCGGTTCCTCACCCCGCCCACCGCCGGGGTGTTCCGCGGCGTGAGCGGGGTGCCCGACAGCGAGCACGTCGTGGAGGCCGAGGTGTACGCCGAGCCGGGCAAGGAGATCGGCGACCCGACCGACAACGTGGCCAGGGTCGGCTACGTCATCGTCACCGCGGGCTCGACCACCGAGGTCAACGAGCTCGCCAACGACGTGGTCGGCGCGATCACCGTCGAGGTCGAGCGCCCGTGA
- a CDS encoding ATP-grasp domain-containing protein: MRKIAFLRSIEIQQTVPFLDALGVALRERGLVGKLFYTDGECGPDEFPGESEKMPAGVSVAETLRRIREWGADGVVSLSIPDENALRDALVCEQLAAEGIPTVMHSAAATGLMANKWETKLKVGAHGLDTPDGVLVDGDLLNSRTLPVPAYREYLIERAGELGYPLLSKPLWDCLGNGIRFLANPGDLDGYLDQPYDGNVVLERCLAGELCSVEVVGAAGDYVVQPLLWKGPTGGAPTFAFTTVRYTAPRAEADERFEPVAERLKRLCAALEVTGSVEVEMIYVDGRYEIIEINPRVSGSTSLSIAASGLNTYVALLDILFGQWGQRRGATAGSAQRIAMQFPTTPLSAAADADIRATLAVVRSSSFTIDGTRYANMVITCEYADVDALGAHLDELNRRHGFLTPQVRAAVDDVLAGVRAPRATADPALAQS, from the coding sequence GTGAGGAAGATCGCGTTCTTACGATCCATCGAGATCCAGCAGACGGTCCCCTTCCTCGACGCGCTCGGTGTCGCGCTGCGTGAACGGGGCCTGGTCGGCAAGTTGTTCTACACCGACGGCGAGTGCGGCCCGGACGAGTTCCCCGGCGAGTCGGAGAAGATGCCCGCCGGGGTGTCGGTGGCCGAAACCCTGCGCAGGATCAGGGAATGGGGCGCCGACGGCGTCGTCTCACTGTCCATCCCGGACGAAAACGCACTGCGCGACGCGCTGGTGTGCGAGCAGCTCGCGGCCGAGGGCATCCCGACGGTCATGCACAGCGCGGCGGCGACCGGGCTGATGGCCAACAAGTGGGAGACCAAGCTCAAGGTCGGCGCGCACGGACTGGACACACCGGACGGTGTGCTGGTCGACGGCGACCTGCTCAACTCCAGGACCCTGCCGGTGCCCGCCTACCGCGAGTACCTCATCGAGCGGGCGGGCGAGCTGGGCTACCCGCTGCTGAGCAAGCCGCTGTGGGACTGCCTGGGCAACGGGATCCGCTTCCTGGCCAACCCCGGCGACCTCGACGGCTACCTCGACCAGCCCTACGACGGCAACGTCGTGCTGGAGCGGTGCCTGGCGGGCGAGCTGTGCTCGGTGGAGGTCGTGGGCGCCGCGGGCGACTACGTGGTGCAGCCGCTGCTGTGGAAGGGCCCCACCGGTGGGGCCCCGACCTTCGCCTTCACCACGGTCCGCTACACCGCGCCGCGCGCGGAGGCCGACGAGCGCTTCGAGCCGGTGGCCGAGCGGCTCAAGCGGTTGTGCGCGGCGCTGGAGGTCACCGGCTCGGTCGAGGTCGAGATGATCTACGTCGACGGCCGGTACGAGATCATCGAGATCAACCCCCGGGTGTCCGGCTCGACCTCGCTGTCGATCGCGGCCTCGGGGCTCAACACCTACGTGGCGCTGCTGGACATCCTGTTCGGACAGTGGGGGCAGCGCCGCGGCGCGACCGCAGGCTCGGCCCAGCGGATCGCGATGCAGTTCCCCACCACCCCGCTGAGCGCGGCGGCCGACGCCGACATCAGGGCCACCCTGGCGGTGGTGCGCTCGAGCAGCTTCACCATCGACGGCACCCGCTACGCCAACATGGTGATCACGTGCGAGTACGCCGACGTGGACGCGCTCGGCGCCCACCTCGACGAGCTCAACCGGCGGCACGGGTTCCTCACCCCGCAGGTGCGCGCCGCCGTCGACGACGTGCTCGCGGGCGTGCGCGCGCCGCGGGCGACCGCGGACCCGGCGCTGGCCCAGAGCTGA
- a CDS encoding aspartyl/asparaginyl beta-hydroxylase domain-containing protein: MSLDNPPPPALAKVPPAARLKRDYDADQLQEDLRVLSEHRWSLQRSYADDGTITEAEIDWRCLSLRSAAGNLERTDPGGPGLVEHEDTIWRDKAPYFSQLLADIPAELRAVRLLSLGPGAKSWLHNDTKYGPAWGNARLHVPVTTCDGAKLFMEGTLHQWQPGEFWFGDFSRMHQVENTDTVPRVHMVIDALVSEELLELFPDEYLADLDRDDVLINKKRVPLTEDQLGAHAVAFPIPVSFPSWEEEDGEFLQPQEQAEATITVIDGALVLSVAGKPTAKLIHTGEGEFRFAGWTDERTITVTRSGENATVTLRTRVGTTVRELDIAATPL; the protein is encoded by the coding sequence GTGTCACTCGACAACCCACCCCCACCCGCCCTGGCCAAGGTCCCGCCCGCCGCCCGGCTCAAGCGCGACTACGACGCCGACCAGCTGCAGGAGGACCTGCGCGTCCTGAGCGAGCACCGGTGGAGCCTGCAGCGCAGCTACGCCGACGACGGCACCATCACCGAGGCCGAGATCGACTGGCGCTGCTTGTCGCTGCGCAGCGCCGCTGGCAACCTCGAGCGGACCGACCCGGGCGGCCCCGGCCTGGTCGAGCACGAGGACACCATCTGGCGGGACAAGGCCCCGTACTTCTCCCAGCTGCTCGCCGACATCCCCGCCGAGCTGCGCGCGGTGCGGCTGCTCTCGCTGGGCCCCGGCGCCAAGAGCTGGCTGCACAACGACACCAAGTACGGGCCCGCCTGGGGCAACGCCCGGCTGCACGTGCCGGTCACCACCTGCGACGGCGCCAAGCTGTTCATGGAGGGCACCCTGCACCAGTGGCAGCCGGGCGAGTTCTGGTTCGGTGACTTCTCCCGCATGCACCAGGTGGAGAACACCGACACCGTGCCCCGGGTGCACATGGTGATCGACGCGCTGGTGTCGGAGGAGCTGCTGGAGCTGTTCCCCGACGAGTACCTCGCCGACCTCGACCGCGACGACGTGCTCATCAACAAGAAGCGCGTGCCGCTGACCGAGGACCAGCTGGGCGCGCACGCGGTGGCGTTCCCGATCCCGGTGTCCTTCCCCAGCTGGGAAGAGGAGGACGGCGAGTTCCTGCAGCCGCAGGAGCAGGCCGAGGCCACCATCACCGTCATCGACGGCGCGCTCGTGCTCAGCGTGGCGGGCAAGCCGACCGCGAAGCTCATCCACACCGGCGAAGGCGAGTTCCGCTTCGCTGGCTGGACCGACGAGCGCACCATCACGGTCACCCGCTCCGGTGAGAACGCCACGGTGACGCTGCGAACCCGCGTCGGCACCACGGTCCGCGAGCTCGACATCGCGGCCACCCCGCTCTAA
- a CDS encoding PPOX class F420-dependent oxidoreductase: protein MLRMSDDAWRAFALSGTRTGKLAVVRKDGTPHVTPIWFLLDGDDIVFTTWSDSVKYRALRRTGRFSVCVDDQEPPYSYVSLTGTPAFIDDLAVVREWATRIGARYMGQDRAEEYGARNSVPGEYLVRGRVESVVAFTGIAD, encoded by the coding sequence ATGCTCCGCATGTCCGATGATGCCTGGCGCGCCTTCGCGCTGAGCGGCACCCGCACCGGGAAGCTGGCGGTCGTGCGCAAGGACGGGACCCCGCACGTCACGCCGATCTGGTTCTTGCTCGACGGGGACGACATCGTGTTCACGACCTGGTCGGACTCGGTGAAGTACCGGGCGCTGCGGCGCACAGGGCGTTTCAGCGTGTGCGTGGACGACCAGGAGCCGCCTTACTCCTATGTCAGCCTCACCGGGACGCCCGCGTTCATCGACGACCTCGCCGTCGTGCGCGAGTGGGCGACCCGCATCGGCGCGCGCTACATGGGTCAGGACCGCGCCGAGGAGTACGGCGCCCGCAACTCCGTGCCCGGCGAGTACCTCGTGCGCGGCCGCGTCGAGTCGGTCGTCGCCTTCACCGGCATCGCCGACTGA
- a CDS encoding NAD(P)/FAD-dependent oxidoreductase, which translates to MSGVDVVVAGNGVLGLSLGLVLARQGLKVTVLGEPHRPGAASVAAGAMLGAIGEVTDVLLSSEHGRSKLELGIRALGTWDDWLAGLAEDTGAEDDVLAADGTVVLLNGVGVASIDDANFAAIRRAAAEYDQPCHDIDVTEVEWINPDNAGRPFRAVHLPDEHAVDSHRLLQRLERAFTARGGVLAGESAASLEYTGGAVTGVVLTSGTRIEAGQVVLAAGTRTQDILDTAGGAAGRIPRLVAGFGVSALLDTDGADGPRSVLRTPNRAFACGLHLVPRSGGQVYVGATNIISPTVVDKPVVRDLHFLLDCATRQLHRDLWTSGIRAAQVGNRPVSLDGFPLIGPTELDGLWLLTGTYRDGLHLSPLLAQEVAALITGGGTGVDLTGFHPVRQAIQPHPRHEVISTAVAHLLATGYEYDWHLPVDWPRTIEHSLRIEFARFADEIHPGKVPPAEILAAARYSPVLVKMLRELYAD; encoded by the coding sequence ATGAGCGGGGTGGATGTCGTCGTCGCCGGGAACGGCGTGCTGGGGTTGTCCCTGGGGTTGGTGCTGGCCAGGCAGGGGCTCAAGGTCACGGTGCTGGGCGAACCGCACCGGCCGGGGGCGGCGTCGGTGGCGGCGGGGGCGATGCTCGGCGCGATCGGCGAGGTCACCGACGTCCTGCTCAGCAGCGAGCACGGCCGGTCCAAGCTGGAACTGGGCATCCGGGCGCTGGGCACCTGGGACGACTGGCTGGCCGGGCTGGCCGAGGACACCGGCGCCGAGGACGACGTGCTGGCCGCCGACGGGACGGTGGTGCTGCTCAACGGGGTCGGCGTGGCCTCGATCGACGACGCGAACTTCGCCGCGATCCGCCGGGCCGCCGCGGAGTACGACCAGCCCTGCCACGACATCGACGTCACCGAGGTGGAGTGGATCAACCCGGACAACGCGGGCAGGCCGTTCCGCGCGGTGCACCTGCCCGACGAGCACGCGGTCGACTCGCACCGGCTGCTCCAGCGGCTGGAGCGGGCTTTCACGGCGCGAGGCGGGGTCCTGGCCGGGGAGTCGGCCGCCAGTCTCGAGTACACCGGCGGCGCGGTGACCGGGGTCGTGCTGACCTCGGGGACCCGGATCGAGGCCGGTCAGGTCGTGCTCGCGGCGGGCACCCGCACCCAGGACATCCTGGACACCGCGGGCGGCGCGGCGGGCCGGATCCCGCGGCTGGTGGCCGGTTTCGGCGTGTCGGCGCTGTTGGACACCGACGGCGCCGACGGGCCGCGGTCGGTGCTGCGCACCCCGAACCGGGCGTTCGCCTGCGGTCTGCACCTGGTGCCGCGCTCGGGCGGTCAGGTCTACGTGGGGGCCACGAACATCATCTCCCCCACCGTGGTGGACAAGCCGGTGGTCCGCGACCTGCACTTCCTGCTCGACTGCGCGACCAGGCAGCTGCACCGCGACCTGTGGACCTCGGGCATCCGCGCCGCGCAGGTCGGCAACCGGCCGGTCTCCCTCGACGGGTTCCCGCTGATCGGCCCGACCGAGCTCGACGGCCTGTGGCTGCTCACCGGCACCTACCGCGACGGCCTGCACCTGTCCCCGCTGCTGGCCCAAGAGGTGGCGGCGCTGATCACCGGCGGTGGGACCGGGGTGGACCTGACCGGTTTCCACCCGGTGCGCCAGGCCATCCAGCCGCACCCCAGGCACGAGGTGATCTCGACGGCGGTGGCCCACCTGCTGGCGACCGGCTACGAGTACGACTGGCACCTGCCGGTCGACTGGCCGCGCACGATCGAGCACAGCCTGCGCATCGAGTTCGCCAGGTTCGCCGACGAGATCCACCCGGGCAAGGTGCCGCCCGCGGAGATCCTGGCCGCGGCCAGGTACTCGCCGGTCCTGGTGAAGATGCTGCGCGAGCTCTACGCCGACTGA
- a CDS encoding MFS transporter, translated as MLSPYRRIFATPGAVAFTAAGFVARLPMAMFSVSTVIMVATRYDSFALAGAVSAAGLVAVAVGSPFIGRLVDRLGQAKVALPATLISAASSTVTVICAYHTAPVWTVFVTYVISAGVPFVSAMARARWAHVLADDPDGLHVANSFERVVDEVCLVGGPILATLLSTLVFPEAGLLVATALLVVGTVLFAAQKRTEPPIEPHTAGAKPKSPVRAPGVQVVLVTFLAIGVILGSLEVVTIGFADSLGHKSSAGFVLALLAAGSAISGIVFGLLRPQRGAAVRYLTGVAVLGLAMVPLLFVDNLLLLGAWLAVAGVVVSPTMVTSMTLLQEVVPAKQINEGVTLTESALIVGISIGAASGGWVVQHIGAAEGYRVPVVAGLVAFAVALVGARKLLSAPALQSTGGTR; from the coding sequence ATGCTCAGCCCGTACCGCCGCATCTTCGCCACACCCGGGGCGGTGGCGTTCACCGCCGCCGGGTTCGTGGCCCGGCTGCCGATGGCGATGTTCAGCGTCAGCACAGTGATCATGGTGGCCACCCGCTACGACTCGTTCGCCCTGGCGGGCGCGGTGTCGGCGGCCGGGCTCGTCGCGGTGGCGGTGGGCTCGCCGTTCATCGGCAGGCTGGTGGACCGGCTGGGGCAGGCGAAGGTCGCGTTGCCCGCGACGCTGATCTCGGCGGCTTCGTCGACGGTCACGGTCATCTGCGCGTACCACACGGCTCCTGTGTGGACGGTCTTCGTGACCTACGTGATCTCCGCGGGTGTGCCGTTCGTGAGCGCGATGGCCAGGGCGCGGTGGGCGCACGTGCTCGCCGACGACCCGGACGGGCTGCACGTGGCGAACTCGTTCGAGCGGGTGGTGGACGAGGTGTGCCTGGTCGGCGGGCCGATCCTGGCGACACTGCTGTCCACACTGGTGTTCCCGGAGGCGGGTCTGCTGGTGGCCACCGCGCTGCTGGTCGTGGGGACGGTGTTGTTCGCCGCCCAGAAGCGCACCGAGCCGCCGATCGAGCCGCACACCGCCGGGGCGAAGCCGAAGTCCCCGGTGCGGGCGCCGGGGGTCCAGGTGGTCCTGGTGACCTTCCTGGCCATCGGGGTGATCCTGGGGTCGCTGGAAGTGGTGACCATCGGGTTCGCGGATTCGTTGGGGCACAAGAGCTCCGCCGGGTTCGTGCTCGCGCTGCTGGCCGCCGGGTCGGCGATCTCCGGGATCGTGTTCGGCCTGCTGCGCCCCCAGCGCGGCGCCGCGGTCCGCTACCTCACCGGGGTCGCGGTGCTTGGCCTGGCGATGGTGCCGCTGCTGTTCGTCGACAACCTCCTGCTGCTCGGTGCTTGGCTCGCGGTGGCCGGGGTCGTGGTGTCGCCGACGATGGTGACCAGCATGACGCTGCTGCAGGAGGTCGTGCCCGCCAAGCAGATCAACGAGGGCGTGACGCTGACCGAGTCCGCGCTCATCGTCGGCATCTCGATCGGCGCAGCGAGCGGCGGCTGGGTGGTGCAGCACATCGGCGCCGCCGAGGGGTACCGGGTGCCGGTGGTCGCCGGGCTGGTCGCGTTCGCGGTGGCACTGGTGGGCGCCAGGAAGTTGTTGTCAGCCCCGGCTTTGCAGAGCACGGGAGGTACTCGGTGA